Proteins encoded by one window of Corallococcus exiguus:
- a CDS encoding immunity 52 family protein, with the protein MSETYYAGCYWLARSEPVETCAQRLASFVQRLGPLEPTWNRWHLAAANFEKARKRQIQPDASTFAKLMKSKAHRFMDSSSFWLWAGENEEETSGTHGNCGSASIHSNSVCVVTTGSRGSVAERLLTAPILTGVMRAMALAWEPEVGIATSDAHREQITAGRFPEPGTFVGWVMYFADFRGPVPPLPAPVQVEHIPNRGTLITLTQEKFTVSNPAHVALAADVQARLQDAGLLTPLRPWGT; encoded by the coding sequence ATGTCCGAGACGTATTACGCAGGCTGCTATTGGCTGGCGCGTTCAGAGCCGGTCGAAACCTGTGCTCAGCGTCTTGCATCCTTCGTCCAGCGACTGGGTCCGTTGGAGCCGACGTGGAACCGCTGGCATCTAGCGGCAGCCAACTTCGAGAAAGCCCGGAAGCGTCAGATCCAGCCGGACGCGTCAACGTTCGCGAAGCTCATGAAGAGCAAGGCCCATCGGTTCATGGACAGCTCCAGCTTCTGGCTCTGGGCGGGTGAGAACGAAGAGGAAACCTCGGGCACGCACGGCAACTGCGGGAGCGCTTCCATTCATTCAAACTCCGTCTGTGTCGTCACCACCGGCAGCCGGGGCAGTGTCGCGGAGCGCCTGCTGACCGCGCCGATCCTCACCGGAGTCATGCGCGCCATGGCCCTCGCGTGGGAACCCGAGGTCGGCATCGCGACCTCCGATGCGCATCGGGAACAGATTACGGCCGGTCGGTTTCCCGAGCCCGGCACCTTCGTCGGCTGGGTCATGTACTTCGCCGACTTCCGAGGCCCCGTGCCCCCACTGCCCGCGCCCGTCCAGGTGGAGCACATCCCCAACCGGGGCACGCTCATCACCCTCACTCAGGAGAAGTTCACCGTCTCCAATCCGGCCCACGTCGCCCTGGCCGCGGACGTCCAGGCGCGCCTCCAGGACGCGGGGCTGCTCACGCCCCTGCGCCCCTGGGGCACCTGA